From a region of the Fischerella sp. JS2 genome:
- a CDS encoding GH116 family glycosyl hydrolase, which translates to MTNQSFPQIPSCTWSRPIGLGWDKPYTVRYASNIDDGPWHGMPLGGFGAGCIGRSSRGDFNLWHIDGGEHIFKNIPACQFSIFERTEAQTQAYALSTQPPEDGSLAAWQWYPTIKNEEGITGTYHALYPRSWFVYERVYETQLTCEQFSPIWANNYQETSYPVAVFVWKAHNPTNAPITLSIMLTWENMVGWFTNALNSPEIRMRDDGSPVYEYQPRIGESKDNFNQLVENTEHIGYVLGRVDIDQPIQEGEGQWCIATRKHPKLEIFYHSRWQPTGNGEDVWQSFAQDGSLLNYLDHSSAVEGEQIAAALAVRFTLQPKETLKIPFVLTWDFPVTEFAAGINYYRRYTDFFGNDGKNAWAIALIALQQYQAWQAQIQAWQQPILDRADLPNWFKMALFNELYDLTAGGTLWSAATERDPIGQFAVLECLDYRWYESLDVRLYGSFALLMLFPELEKAVMRAFARAIPVSDANTRVIGYYYTIGAESPFAVRKVAGATPHDLGAPNEHVWEKTNYTSYQDCNLWKDLGCDFVLQVYRDFLFTGADDITFLADCWNAIVETLKYLKTFDIDNDGIPENSGAPDQTFDDWRLQGVSAYCGGLWLATLEAVIAICDVLITNRRDTENIEEIEAQKSIYESWLEQSRPIYEAKLWNGQYYRLDSESGSDVVMADQLCGQFYARLLGLPDIVKCDRALSALKTVYNSCFLKFHHGQFGAANGLRPDGLPENPQATHPLEVWTGINFGLAAFMVQMDMKDEAMKLTEAVVRQVYENGLQFRTPEAITAVGTFRASTYLRAMAIWAIYLVIG; encoded by the coding sequence ATGACAAATCAATCTTTCCCGCAAATCCCTTCTTGCACCTGGAGTCGTCCCATTGGTTTAGGTTGGGACAAACCTTATACTGTTCGCTACGCTAGCAATATTGATGATGGGCCTTGGCACGGAATGCCTTTAGGTGGTTTTGGTGCAGGTTGTATTGGTCGTTCTTCGCGGGGAGATTTTAATCTGTGGCATATTGATGGTGGCGAACACATCTTTAAAAATATCCCTGCTTGTCAATTTAGTATATTTGAACGTACTGAAGCACAAACTCAGGCATACGCCTTATCTACACAACCTCCTGAAGATGGAAGTTTGGCAGCTTGGCAGTGGTATCCAACAATTAAAAATGAAGAAGGGATCACTGGTACTTATCATGCCCTTTATCCACGCAGTTGGTTTGTTTATGAAAGAGTATATGAAACCCAGTTAACCTGTGAACAATTTTCTCCAATCTGGGCAAATAATTACCAAGAAACTAGCTACCCTGTAGCGGTATTTGTGTGGAAAGCACACAATCCTACCAACGCACCTATTACTTTGAGTATTATGCTCACTTGGGAAAATATGGTTGGTTGGTTTACTAATGCCTTAAATTCCCCAGAGATACGCATGCGGGATGATGGTAGTCCAGTTTACGAGTATCAGCCACGTATAGGTGAAAGTAAAGATAATTTTAATCAACTAGTTGAAAATACTGAACATATTGGTTATGTTCTGGGTCGGGTTGACATTGACCAACCTATCCAAGAGGGAGAAGGACAGTGGTGCATTGCTACCCGCAAACATCCCAAACTAGAAATTTTTTATCATAGCCGTTGGCAGCCTACAGGTAATGGTGAGGATGTGTGGCAAAGTTTTGCTCAAGATGGATCGTTACTAAACTATCTAGATCATTCCTCAGCAGTTGAGGGTGAACAAATTGCAGCTGCTCTTGCTGTGCGTTTCACTCTGCAACCAAAGGAAACACTAAAGATTCCTTTTGTTCTGACTTGGGATTTTCCGGTCACAGAATTTGCAGCTGGCATTAATTACTACCGCAGATATACAGACTTTTTTGGTAATGATGGCAAGAATGCGTGGGCGATCGCATTAATAGCACTACAACAATACCAGGCTTGGCAAGCACAAATTCAAGCATGGCAACAACCCATTCTTGACCGTGCAGATTTACCAAACTGGTTTAAGATGGCTTTATTTAATGAGCTTTACGACCTTACTGCTGGTGGTACTCTCTGGAGTGCAGCAACTGAGCGTGATCCGATTGGTCAGTTTGCGGTGTTGGAGTGCCTAGACTACCGTTGGTATGAAAGTTTAGATGTCCGGCTTTATGGCTCCTTTGCTCTATTGATGCTATTTCCAGAACTAGAGAAGGCCGTAATGCGTGCGTTTGCCCGAGCAATTCCAGTAAGTGATGCTAACACTCGTGTGATTGGCTACTACTATACTATTGGTGCAGAGAGTCCCTTTGCTGTCCGAAAGGTTGCAGGAGCAACACCTCATGATTTAGGTGCACCTAATGAACATGTTTGGGAAAAGACAAATTATACCAGCTACCAAGATTGCAATTTGTGGAAAGATTTAGGATGTGATTTTGTTTTGCAGGTATATCGCGATTTTCTTTTTACTGGTGCTGACGATATAACATTTCTAGCAGACTGCTGGAATGCCATTGTAGAAACCCTCAAATATCTAAAAACTTTTGACATAGATAATGATGGAATTCCGGAAAATTCTGGTGCGCCTGATCAAACTTTTGATGACTGGCGACTACAGGGAGTGAGTGCTTATTGTGGTGGATTATGGTTGGCAACATTAGAAGCTGTGATCGCAATTTGTGATGTTTTGATAACAAACCGCAGAGATACAGAGAACATAGAGGAGATAGAAGCACAAAAATCGATCTACGAATCTTGGTTAGAACAATCTCGCCCTATTTATGAAGCAAAACTCTGGAATGGTCAGTATTATCGACTAGATAGCGAAAGTGGTTCGGATGTAGTAATGGCAGACCAATTGTGTGGTCAGTTCTATGCTCGGTTGTTGGGATTGCCTGATATTGTAAAGTGCGATCGCGCGTTGTCAGCATTGAAAACCGTTTACAATTCTTGTTTCCTAAAGTTTCATCATGGTCAGTTTGGTGCTGCTAATGGTCTGCGTCCTGATGGCTTGCCAGAAAATCCCCAAGCGACCCATCCTTTAGAAGTATGGACGGGGATCAATTTTGGTCTAGCGGCCTTTATGGTGCAGATGGATATGAAAGACGAAGCGATGAAATTGACAGAAGCTGTTGTTCGGCAAGTTTACGAAAATGGATTGCAATTCCGCACACCAGAAGCAATCACTGCTGTTGGCACTTTCCGCGCTAGTACCTATCTGCGGGCAATGGCAATTTGGGCAATTTATTTAGTTATTGGTTAG
- a CDS encoding GIY-YIG nuclease family protein, with protein MTTDTNIPALANLEYIPYIDENGQLPEYLQGKIGVYAIFDQQQTLQFVGYSRDVYLSLKQHIVRQPQQCYWVKVQTIERPSRALLENIEKAWIEENGCVPVGNGNEKGKWTQPIDAKAIMTTEEQANYENSIDEIAKIKIIKNVARRVEAEILKVLEGRGLQTQVRFNPKLKEEGLLDLK; from the coding sequence ATGACTACAGATACAAATATTCCTGCTTTAGCAAATTTAGAGTATATCCCTTACATTGACGAAAACGGGCAATTACCTGAATATTTACAAGGTAAAATCGGAGTATATGCAATTTTTGATCAACAACAAACGCTGCAATTTGTCGGATATTCTCGTGATGTTTATCTTAGCCTCAAGCAACACATTGTGCGTCAGCCACAACAATGTTATTGGGTAAAAGTCCAAACCATTGAACGTCCTAGTCGTGCGTTATTAGAAAATATTGAAAAGGCTTGGATAGAAGAAAATGGTTGTGTTCCTGTGGGTAACGGCAATGAAAAGGGAAAGTGGACACAGCCAATAGATGCTAAAGCAATAATGACTACTGAAGAACAGGCCAATTATGAAAATTCTATTGATGAAATTGCGAAAATCAAAATTATTAAAAATGTGGCGCGGCGAGTCGAGGCAGAGATTTTAAAAGTTTTAGAAGGGCGGGGTTTGCAAACGCAGGTGCGGTTTAATCCTAAGTTGAAGGAAGAGGGGTTGTTAGATTTGAAATAA
- the rpsT gene encoding 30S ribosomal protein S20, whose product MANTKSALKRAKIAERNRLRNKAYKSAVKTLMKKYFAAVETYAANPTPESKQEVQARMSEAYSKIDKAVKRGVLHPNNGARKKSRLAQRLKAHTQPAATA is encoded by the coding sequence GTGGCGAATACAAAGTCTGCTCTCAAGCGCGCCAAAATCGCAGAGCGCAATCGTTTACGGAATAAAGCTTATAAATCAGCTGTGAAGACGCTGATGAAAAAATACTTTGCTGCGGTAGAAACCTATGCAGCAAATCCAACCCCTGAATCCAAGCAAGAAGTCCAAGCTCGGATGTCAGAAGCTTATAGCAAAATTGATAAAGCTGTGAAGCGAGGCGTCCTCCATCCTAACAATGGGGCTAGGAAAAAATCTAGACTAGCTCAAAGGTTAAAAGCTCACACACAGCCAGCGGCAACTGCATAA
- a CDS encoding TatD family hydrolase: MQLIDTHVHINFDVFQSDLETVRSRWQEAGVVRLVHSCVEPAEFSSIAALAHQFPEISISVGLHPLDADKWNHQTLDEIKSLAQSGPKVVAIGEMGLDFYKANNYEQQCMVFEAQLRIATELNLPVIIHCRKATAEVRDVLQKWKNLKGESVRGVMHCWGGTPEETQWFLDLGFYISFSGTVTFKNAKQIQASATMVKSDRLLVETDCPFLAPVPKRGEKRNEPAYVRYVAEQIARLRGETTEAIAAITTQNACDLFGLTL; the protein is encoded by the coding sequence ATGCAGCTAATCGATACCCACGTTCATATCAACTTTGACGTTTTCCAGTCAGATTTAGAAACAGTACGATCGCGATGGCAAGAAGCAGGCGTAGTGCGTCTAGTACACTCCTGTGTTGAGCCAGCGGAATTTTCTAGTATTGCGGCTCTAGCTCATCAGTTTCCCGAAATTAGTATTTCTGTGGGGTTGCATCCTTTAGATGCAGACAAATGGAATCATCAAACACTAGATGAGATTAAATCTTTAGCTCAATCTGGTCCTAAAGTAGTAGCAATTGGGGAAATGGGGCTGGATTTTTATAAAGCTAATAACTACGAACAGCAATGCATGGTATTTGAAGCGCAGTTGAGGATAGCAACTGAACTCAACTTACCAGTGATTATCCACTGCCGTAAGGCTACAGCAGAAGTCAGGGATGTACTGCAAAAATGGAAAAATCTCAAGGGTGAGAGTGTACGAGGTGTGATGCACTGCTGGGGTGGAACGCCAGAGGAAACTCAATGGTTTCTAGACTTAGGCTTTTACATCAGCTTTAGCGGTACTGTTACCTTTAAAAACGCTAAACAAATTCAAGCATCCGCTACGATGGTGAAAAGCGATCGCCTACTAGTTGAAACAGACTGTCCTTTTCTCGCACCAGTGCCAAAGCGGGGTGAAAAGCGTAATGAACCCGCTTATGTTCGCTATGTAGCTGAACAAATAGCGCGTCTACGAGGAGAAACAACTGAAGCGATCGCAGCTATTACTACTCAGAATGCCTGTGATCTATTCGGTTTGACACTATAA
- the rpoB gene encoding DNA-directed RNA polymerase subunit beta → MTNDTIMEPAFLLPDLIEIQRSSFRWFLEEGLIEELNSFSPITDYTGKLELHFLGQNYKLKEPKYDVDEAKRRDSTYAVQMYVPTRLINKETGEIKEQEVFIGDLPLMTERGTFIINGAERVIVNQIVRSPGVYYKSEIDKNGRRTYSASLIPNRGAWLKFETDRNDLVWVRIDKTRKLSAQVLLKALGLSDNEIFDALRHPEYFQKTIEKEGQFSEEEALMELYRKLRPGEPPTVLGGQQLLDSRFFDPKRYDLGRVGRYKLNKKLRLQVPETMRVLTPQDILAAVDYLINLEYDIGSIDDIDHLGNRRVRSVGELLQNQVRVGLNRLERIIRERMTVSDAEVLTPASLVNPKPLVAAIKEFFGSSQLSQFMDQTNPLAELTHKRRLSALGPGGLTRERAGFAVRDIHPSHYGRICPIETPEGPNAGLIGSLATHARVNQYGFLETPFRPVENGRVRYDLPPVYMTADEEDDFRVAAGDAPIDENGHLMGPEVPVRYRQEFSTTTPEQVDYIAVSPVQIVSVATSMIPFLEHDDANRALMGSNMQRQAVPLLKPERPLVGTGLEAQGARDSGMVIVSRTDGDVTYVDATKIRVRPRVRPGEENAKPPAEIEYILSKYQRSNQDTCLNQKPLVRIGERVVAGQVLADGSSTEGGELALGQNIIVAYMPWEGYNYEDAILISERLVQDDVYTSIHIEKYEIEARQTKLGPEEITREIPNVGEDALRNLDEQGIIRIGAWVEAGDILVGKVTPKGESDQPPEEKLLRAIFGEKARDVRDNSLRVPNGEKGRVVDVRIFTREQGDELPPGANMVVRVYVAQKRKIQVGDKMAGRHGNKGIISKILPMEDMPYLPDGSPVDIVLNPLGVPSRMNVGQVFECLLGWAGHVMGVRFKITPFDEMYGEEASRSIVHGKLQEARDETGRNWVFNPDDPGKILVYDGRTGEPFDRPVTVGVAYMLKLVHLVDDKIHARSTGPYSLVTQQPLGGKAQQGGQRFGEMEVWALEAFGAAYTLQELLTVKSDDMQGRNEALNAIVKGKAIPRPGTPESFKVLMRELQSLGLDIAVHKVETQTDGSTVDVEVDLMADNSARRTPPRPTYESLSRESMEEEE, encoded by the coding sequence ATGACTAACGACACAATAATGGAACCCGCCTTTTTGTTGCCCGACTTAATTGAAATCCAGCGTTCTAGTTTTCGCTGGTTTTTAGAGGAAGGGCTGATTGAAGAACTTAACTCCTTTAGTCCCATTACTGACTACACCGGCAAACTTGAGCTGCACTTTTTAGGTCAGAATTACAAACTGAAGGAACCAAAGTACGACGTTGACGAAGCTAAGCGGCGCGATAGCACTTACGCCGTGCAAATGTACGTACCTACACGTTTGATTAACAAAGAAACGGGGGAAATTAAGGAGCAAGAAGTATTTATTGGAGATTTGCCTCTGATGACAGAGCGCGGCACGTTTATTATTAACGGTGCTGAGCGAGTGATTGTCAACCAGATCGTGCGATCGCCAGGAGTGTACTATAAATCAGAAATTGACAAAAACGGTAGGCGTACTTATTCAGCTAGTTTAATTCCTAACCGGGGTGCTTGGCTGAAATTTGAAACAGACCGTAACGACTTAGTGTGGGTACGCATTGATAAAACCCGCAAACTGTCTGCCCAAGTACTATTGAAAGCATTGGGGCTATCAGATAACGAAATCTTTGACGCTTTGCGTCACCCCGAATATTTTCAGAAAACCATCGAAAAAGAGGGGCAATTCTCTGAAGAAGAAGCCCTAATGGAACTATACCGCAAACTGCGTCCTGGTGAGCCACCCACTGTCTTAGGTGGACAACAACTCCTTGACTCTCGCTTTTTTGATCCCAAGCGCTATGACTTAGGGCGTGTAGGACGCTACAAACTCAACAAAAAACTGCGTCTGCAAGTACCAGAAACAATGCGGGTACTCACCCCCCAAGATATCTTGGCGGCGGTGGATTACCTAATTAACCTAGAATATGATATTGGTAGCATAGACGACATTGATCACCTCGGAAATCGCCGAGTTAGAAGCGTTGGTGAATTACTGCAAAACCAAGTCAGAGTCGGTTTAAACCGTTTGGAACGGATTATTCGGGAAAGGATGACTGTATCCGATGCTGAAGTCCTCACCCCTGCTTCCTTGGTTAACCCCAAGCCTCTGGTAGCAGCAATTAAAGAATTCTTTGGCTCCAGCCAATTGTCGCAGTTCATGGATCAAACCAACCCCTTGGCAGAACTGACACACAAACGTCGTCTTTCTGCCCTTGGGCCTGGTGGTCTGACTCGTGAACGTGCTGGCTTTGCGGTTCGCGATATTCACCCATCCCACTATGGACGTATTTGTCCCATTGAAACACCAGAAGGACCCAACGCTGGTTTGATTGGTTCCTTAGCCACCCATGCCCGGGTAAACCAATACGGCTTCTTAGAAACGCCCTTCCGTCCAGTGGAAAATGGGCGTGTTAGGTATGACTTGCCACCAGTTTACATGACTGCCGACGAAGAAGACGACTTCCGGGTAGCGGCTGGAGATGCCCCAATAGATGAAAATGGTCATCTCATGGGTCCAGAAGTACCTGTACGCTATCGTCAGGAATTCTCCACCACAACCCCAGAACAAGTAGACTATATCGCAGTCTCTCCCGTACAAATTGTGTCGGTAGCTACGAGCATGATTCCCTTCTTGGAGCATGACGACGCTAACCGCGCTCTCATGGGATCGAACATGCAACGGCAGGCCGTACCCCTGCTCAAGCCAGAGCGTCCATTGGTAGGAACAGGCTTGGAAGCTCAGGGAGCTAGAGACTCGGGGATGGTAATTGTCTCACGTACCGACGGTGATGTCACCTACGTAGATGCGACTAAGATCCGGGTACGTCCACGGGTACGTCCAGGTGAGGAAAACGCCAAACCCCCTGCTGAAATCGAGTACATCCTGTCCAAGTACCAGCGTTCCAACCAAGACACTTGCTTGAACCAAAAACCCCTCGTCCGCATCGGAGAACGAGTTGTTGCTGGTCAGGTGCTAGCAGACGGTTCCTCTACCGAAGGTGGAGAATTGGCACTGGGACAAAATATCATCGTCGCCTATATGCCTTGGGAAGGCTATAACTACGAAGACGCAATTTTGATTTCCGAAAGATTAGTACAGGATGATGTTTATACCTCAATTCACATTGAAAAATATGAAATTGAGGCCAGACAGACAAAACTGGGACCCGAAGAAATCACAAGAGAAATTCCCAACGTTGGTGAAGATGCCCTACGGAATTTAGATGAACAGGGAATCATTCGCATCGGTGCGTGGGTAGAAGCGGGAGATATTCTCGTCGGTAAAGTCACTCCCAAAGGTGAATCTGACCAACCACCAGAAGAAAAACTACTGCGGGCAATCTTTGGTGAAAAAGCGCGGGATGTGCGAGATAATTCCTTACGCGTACCTAATGGTGAAAAAGGACGCGTCGTAGACGTGCGGATCTTTACCCGGGAACAAGGTGATGAACTACCACCAGGAGCCAACATGGTGGTGCGGGTATATGTAGCCCAGAAGCGGAAAATCCAAGTTGGTGACAAAATGGCAGGACGTCACGGCAACAAAGGGATTATTTCCAAGATACTTCCAATGGAAGACATGCCCTATTTGCCTGATGGTTCACCAGTAGATATCGTCCTCAACCCCTTGGGTGTGCCTAGTCGAATGAACGTTGGACAGGTATTTGAGTGTCTGTTGGGTTGGGCTGGTCACGTCATGGGAGTGCGGTTTAAGATTACGCCCTTTGACGAAATGTATGGTGAAGAAGCATCCCGTTCAATTGTGCATGGCAAATTGCAAGAAGCGCGGGATGAAACTGGCAGAAACTGGGTATTTAACCCAGATGACCCAGGCAAAATTCTAGTATATGACGGTCGCACTGGTGAACCCTTTGATCGACCAGTGACAGTAGGTGTTGCTTACATGCTGAAACTGGTACACCTAGTAGACGATAAAATCCACGCCCGTTCTACTGGCCCATACTCCTTAGTTACCCAACAGCCTTTGGGTGGTAAAGCCCAGCAAGGTGGTCAGCGCTTTGGAGAAATGGAAGTGTGGGCATTGGAAGCCTTTGGTGCTGCTTACACATTGCAGGAATTGCTGACAGTCAAATCTGACGATATGCAAGGTCGCAATGAAGCACTAAATGCGATCGTTAAAGGTAAGGCCATTCCTCGACCAGGAACACCAGAGTCTTTCAAGGTTTTAATGCGAGAATTGCAATCTCTAGGATTGGATATTGCTGTCCACAAGGTGGAAACTCAAACAGATGGCAGTACCGTGGACGTAGAAGTTGATTTGATGGCAGACAATAGTGCCCGTCGTACACCTCCACGTCCAACCTACGAATCCTTAAGCCGCGAGTCGATGGAAGAGGAAGAATAA
- a CDS encoding DNA-directed RNA polymerase subunit gamma, which produces MRNAQTNQFDYVKIGLASPERIRQWGERTLPNGQVVGEVTKPETINYRTLKPEMDGLFCERIFGPAKDWECHCGKYKRVRHRGIVCERCGVEVTESRVRRHRMGYIKLAAPVAHVWYLKGIPSYISILLDMPLRDVEQIVYFNSYVVLSPGNAETLSYKQLLSEDQWLEIEDQIYSEDSTLQGVEVGIGAEALLRLLADINLEQEAETLREEITTAKGQKRAKLIKRLRVIDNFIATGSKPEWMVMAVIPVIPPDLRPMVQLDGGRFATSDLNDLYRRVINRNNRLARLQEILAPEIIVRNEKRMLQEAVDALIDNGRRGRTVVGANNRPLKSLSDIIEGKQGRFRQNLLGKRVDYSGRSVIVVGPKLNIHQCGLPREMAIELFQPFVIHRLIRSGMVNNIKAAKKLISRSDPSVWDVLEEVIEGHPVLLNRAPTLHRLGIQSFEPILVEGRAIQLHPLVCPAFNADFDGDQMAVHVPLSLESQAEARLLMLASNNILSPATGKPIITPSQDMVLGSYYLTAENPHATKGAGRYFASLDDVIMAFDQEQVDLHAYIYVRYDGEVESDQADHEPREVVKNDDGSVTKLYKYRRVREDAQGNLISQYIYTTPGRVIYNKAIQEALAS; this is translated from the coding sequence ATGAGAAACGCCCAAACTAATCAGTTTGACTACGTTAAAATCGGCTTGGCATCGCCCGAACGTATTCGTCAGTGGGGTGAAAGAACACTACCCAATGGTCAGGTTGTTGGTGAAGTTACTAAGCCGGAAACAATCAACTATCGGACTCTCAAACCAGAGATGGATGGTTTGTTCTGTGAGCGCATCTTTGGCCCGGCAAAAGATTGGGAATGCCATTGCGGTAAATATAAGAGAGTACGCCATCGGGGGATTGTTTGCGAACGCTGTGGTGTGGAAGTTACCGAATCACGAGTACGTCGTCACCGCATGGGTTACATTAAACTTGCCGCACCTGTAGCTCACGTTTGGTATCTCAAAGGTATTCCTAGTTATATCTCCATCCTGTTGGATATGCCACTGCGGGATGTAGAGCAAATTGTTTATTTCAATTCCTATGTTGTTCTTAGCCCTGGTAATGCTGAAACCCTCAGCTATAAACAATTACTTAGTGAGGATCAGTGGCTAGAAATTGAAGACCAGATTTATAGCGAAGATTCAACTTTACAAGGTGTAGAGGTAGGCATTGGTGCAGAGGCATTACTGCGACTACTTGCTGATATTAACCTCGAACAAGAAGCTGAAACTCTACGGGAAGAAATTACCACTGCCAAAGGTCAAAAACGAGCAAAGCTAATTAAACGCCTGCGGGTAATTGATAACTTTATCGCCACTGGCTCAAAACCTGAGTGGATGGTAATGGCAGTAATTCCTGTCATTCCACCAGATTTGCGCCCAATGGTACAGCTTGATGGTGGACGCTTTGCAACCAGCGACTTGAACGATTTGTATCGTCGAGTAATTAACCGTAACAACCGTCTGGCACGTTTGCAGGAAATTTTGGCTCCGGAGATTATCGTTCGCAACGAGAAGCGGATGCTACAAGAAGCGGTAGACGCATTAATTGATAATGGTCGACGTGGACGGACTGTAGTAGGGGCAAATAACCGACCCTTAAAATCTTTATCAGACATTATTGAAGGGAAACAAGGGCGTTTCCGGCAAAACTTGCTGGGGAAACGGGTTGACTACTCTGGACGTTCTGTTATTGTGGTGGGGCCAAAGTTAAATATTCACCAATGCGGTTTGCCACGGGAAATGGCAATTGAGCTATTCCAGCCGTTTGTGATCCACCGCCTCATTCGTAGCGGCATGGTAAACAACATTAAAGCTGCGAAAAAGCTAATTTCCCGGTCTGACCCCAGTGTTTGGGATGTCTTGGAAGAAGTAATTGAAGGACATCCAGTTTTACTAAACCGCGCTCCTACCCTGCACCGCTTGGGTATTCAGTCTTTTGAGCCAATCTTGGTAGAAGGAAGAGCGATCCAGTTACATCCATTGGTATGTCCAGCTTTTAACGCTGACTTTGACGGCGATCAAATGGCGGTACATGTACCGTTATCTCTGGAATCACAAGCTGAAGCACGGTTATTGATGCTGGCTTCTAACAACATTTTGTCTCCTGCTACAGGAAAGCCCATTATTACACCTAGCCAAGACATGGTGTTAGGTTCGTATTACTTAACCGCAGAAAACCCCCATGCCACCAAAGGTGCAGGACGGTATTTTGCTTCTTTAGACGACGTAATTATGGCTTTTGATCAGGAACAGGTAGACCTGCACGCCTACATCTATGTCCGCTACGACGGCGAAGTTGAGTCCGACCAAGCGGATCATGAGCCACGGGAAGTGGTGAAAAATGATGATGGTAGTGTGACTAAGTTGTATAAATACCGTCGAGTGAGAGAAGACGCTCAGGGAAATCTCATTTCTCAGTATATATACACAACGCCGGGTCGTGTAATTTACAACAAGGCAATTCAGGAAGCGCTAGCAAGTTAG